A genomic window from Trueperaceae bacterium includes:
- the murD gene encoding UDP-N-acetylmuramoyl-L-alanine--D-glutamate ligase yields the protein MVTSGGGPMAVGGPAPAEAGLLVYGLGRSGTAVLRRAASIGARVAFCEARRDGEDVEEALSLGATRVEDVSAVDPAAFPTCVAAPGVRIDHPDLASLRSRGVSVIGEVEWTYLLVPGRYAGVTGTAGKGSTTLWLTAVLRASGVDAVAGGNNDPALAAVARPGATHVVELSSFQLERCPTFRPDVAVALNLGEDHLDRHGSVAAYHRAKRALIDNLTPRETFVYNADDPLLRGWAEDTPARTLAYSLHREADAHLGRDGTLRLFGAPLLPAGELAVKGEHQVGNALAVALAAAALGLEREQVAAGLPTFAGLPGRYAEVATAGGVTFVEDSIATRPLAVTAALRASRRPLVWLAGGQAKGADNSSLVPLVAERVDLLVAYGASGPDLAREFAPVTEVRECRQEDGREALESAVRLAVDHLRERHGGGTVLLAPLAASFDQFRDYAHRARVYREVVAAVVAELEGGADGGAPGEDGGGAGSVGAGDAGAEGASVSSARGRG from the coding sequence GTGGTGACGTCCGGCGGCGGCCCCATGGCCGTGGGCGGTCCGGCGCCGGCCGAGGCGGGCCTCCTGGTCTACGGCCTCGGGCGCAGCGGCACGGCCGTGCTCAGGCGGGCCGCGAGCATCGGCGCGCGCGTGGCGTTCTGCGAGGCCAGGCGCGACGGGGAGGACGTCGAGGAGGCGCTGTCGCTCGGCGCGACGAGGGTCGAGGACGTGTCCGCGGTGGACCCCGCGGCCTTCCCCACCTGCGTCGCCGCCCCCGGCGTGAGGATCGACCACCCCGACCTGGCGTCCCTCAGGTCCCGCGGCGTGTCCGTGATCGGCGAGGTCGAGTGGACCTACCTCCTCGTGCCGGGGCGCTACGCGGGCGTCACGGGCACGGCCGGCAAGGGCTCGACGACGCTGTGGCTGACCGCGGTGCTGCGGGCGTCCGGCGTGGACGCCGTCGCCGGCGGCAACAACGACCCCGCCCTCGCGGCCGTCGCGCGGCCCGGCGCCACGCACGTCGTCGAGCTCTCCTCGTTCCAGCTCGAGCGCTGCCCCACCTTCAGGCCCGACGTGGCCGTGGCGCTGAACCTCGGCGAGGACCACCTCGACAGGCACGGCAGCGTGGCGGCGTACCACCGCGCCAAGCGCGCGCTGATAGACAACCTCACGCCGCGAGAGACCTTCGTCTACAACGCCGACGACCCGCTGCTGCGCGGCTGGGCGGAGGACACCCCCGCGCGGACCCTCGCCTACTCGCTCCACCGCGAGGCCGACGCCCACCTGGGCCGCGACGGCACCCTGCGCCTGTTCGGCGCACCGCTGCTGCCCGCGGGCGAGCTGGCCGTGAAGGGCGAGCACCAGGTGGGCAACGCGCTGGCCGTGGCGCTCGCCGCCGCCGCCCTTGGCCTCGAGCGCGAGCAGGTCGCCGCCGGGCTGCCGACCTTCGCCGGCCTGCCTGGCCGCTACGCCGAGGTGGCCACGGCCGGCGGCGTGACGTTCGTCGAGGACTCGATAGCCACCAGGCCGCTCGCGGTGACGGCGGCGCTGCGAGCCTCGCGGCGGCCGCTCGTCTGGCTCGCCGGGGGCCAGGCCAAGGGCGCCGACAACTCCTCGCTCGTCCCTCTCGTGGCCGAGCGCGTCGACCTGCTCGTCGCCTACGGCGCCTCCGGCCCCGACCTGGCGCGCGAGTTCGCGCCCGTGACCGAGGTGCGCGAGTGCCGCCAGGAGGACGGCCGCGAGGCGCTGGAGAGCGCGGTGCGCCTGGCGGTCGACCACCTGCGCGAGCGCCACGGCGGCGGCACCGTGCTGCTCGCCCCGCTGGCCGCCTCGTTCGACCAGTTCCGCGACTACGCCCACCGCGCGCGGGTCTACCGCGAGGTCGTCGCCGCCGTGGTCGCCGAGCTGGAGGGCGGCGCTGACGGCGGCGCGCCGGGCGAGGACGGCGGCGGCGCGGGGTCCGTCGGCGCGGGCGACGCCGGCGCGGAGGGCGCGTCCGTCTCGTCCGCGAGGGGGCGCGGCTGA
- a CDS encoding Mur ligase family protein, translating into MGDGRVSGRRVGAAGAEDLLRPEALADLLGGRLPAGPLPAGTGVAYDSRRVRPGDVFFARGGSSGHGIEHADEALADGAAFVVSDVPHPRAVLVEDTWAALAALASAARGLLASPVVGVTGSAGKTTVKTLLTAALGGRSTPGNLNTVPALAAALVEAARTEAGLDVPGGDLAGAGAPGSPLVLELGVDHPGEMDELVAITRPDHAVLTTVGESHLSRLGDVASVAREKAALLAAAPGARVAGEAASRHLPPDVLRRTHVTRLLPPADGDGEPGPRACPPLGEVAGRLQGLTLRAFGLAFDLPWPGRAMAENALLALTTARLLGVPPAAAFPAMAAARLEKGRLRRLRLREVTVIDDSYNSNPLSAALALEVLASSPPPRAAFLGDMRELGEVSRPRHLELGAATRDLDLVVAIGEEAAALAEANPRARHVPTWREAAGLLDLVPPGATVLVKGSRSLELENLVAALTERFGPEAGAGDEAGEASGGAAARDGGRR; encoded by the coding sequence GTGGGTGACGGTCGCGTCAGCGGGAGGCGGGTAGGAGCCGCGGGAGCGGAGGACCTGCTGCGCCCCGAGGCGCTGGCCGACCTGCTGGGTGGGCGCCTGCCGGCCGGGCCGCTCCCCGCCGGCACCGGCGTCGCCTACGACTCGCGCCGGGTGCGCCCCGGCGACGTCTTCTTCGCGCGCGGCGGCAGCTCCGGCCACGGGATCGAGCACGCCGACGAGGCGCTCGCGGACGGCGCCGCCTTCGTCGTCTCCGACGTCCCCCACCCCCGCGCCGTGCTCGTCGAGGACACCTGGGCCGCGCTCGCCGCGCTGGCCTCCGCCGCCCGCGGGCTGCTCGCGTCGCCCGTCGTCGGGGTCACCGGGTCGGCCGGCAAGACGACCGTGAAGACGCTCCTCACCGCCGCCCTCGGCGGTCGCTCGACGCCGGGGAACCTCAACACCGTGCCCGCGCTGGCCGCGGCGCTCGTCGAGGCGGCCCGCACCGAGGCCGGCCTCGACGTGCCGGGCGGGGACCTGGCCGGCGCCGGCGCGCCCGGCTCGCCGCTGGTGCTCGAGCTCGGCGTCGACCACCCGGGCGAGATGGACGAGCTGGTGGCCATCACGCGGCCCGACCACGCCGTGCTGACGACGGTGGGCGAGTCGCACCTGAGCCGCCTCGGCGACGTCGCGTCCGTGGCGCGCGAGAAGGCCGCTCTGCTGGCCGCCGCGCCGGGCGCGCGGGTGGCCGGCGAGGCGGCGTCCCGGCACCTGCCGCCCGACGTGCTCCGCCGCACGCACGTGACGCGGCTCCTGCCGCCCGCGGACGGCGACGGCGAGCCGGGGCCGCGGGCGTGCCCTCCGCTCGGCGAGGTCGCCGGCAGGCTCCAGGGCCTCACCCTGCGGGCGTTCGGGCTCGCCTTCGACCTGCCCTGGCCGGGGCGAGCGATGGCGGAGAACGCCCTCCTGGCGCTCACGACCGCCCGGCTCCTCGGCGTGCCTCCGGCGGCGGCGTTCCCCGCCATGGCCGCGGCGCGGCTCGAGAAGGGGCGCCTGCGCCGGCTGCGCCTGCGCGAGGTCACCGTGATCGACGACAGCTACAACTCGAACCCGCTCTCCGCCGCCCTCGCGCTCGAGGTCCTCGCCTCCTCGCCGCCGCCGCGCGCGGCCTTCCTCGGCGACATGCGCGAGCTGGGCGAGGTCAGCCGGCCGCGCCACCTCGAGCTGGGCGCCGCCACCCGGGACCTCGACCTCGTCGTCGCGATCGGCGAGGAGGCCGCCGCGCTCGCCGAGGCGAACCCGCGCGCGCGGCACGTCCCCACCTGGCGCGAGGCCGCGGGGCTGCTCGACCTCGTGCCCCCCGGCGCGACCGTGCTGGTCAAGGGGTCGAGGTCGCTGGAGCTCGAGAACCTCGTCGCGGCGCTGACCGAGCGCTTCGGCCCGGAGGCGGGCGCGGGGGACGAGGCCGGCGAGGCCAGCGGCGGCGCGGCCGCGCGCGACGGGGGCCGGCGATGA
- a CDS encoding penicillin-binding protein 2 → MALSTSTVFPRAQAAPRRSSALRVALREPSELALRRVWLVRVGLAVPLLAALLGFAVHQLGPASFPAPPTEPAVRGDIVASSGEVLATGPVEARSYPLGVAGPLVGFTGAVQPDGRYGLEGLEYTLDDVLAAGEDVRLTIDATYQAAAERHLAEAAEAYGAESGSAVVLEAGTGRILAAASYPAFDANDWSAAGRDQMRNRPFQETYEPGSVIKPLVVAGLLESGRLRPDEVVEAPMTLRVGEQTFRDVVYHDPQLTVADVLAYSSNSGAIHLGQRFTDAELHDWLMRFGIGQDLPVSGTYTSSGQLNPWYQWVPQDHASNTIGQNHSTTALQLAVAYSVFANDGLYVPPVLIEGAETPPPHRVLSPEVAATMRALLSHVTEASGLRNAKVNGVSMAAKTGTADVFDPELGRYVPGEYSLSVAGMVPAERPRVVVVVTLHKPQEGATSTVATGGLFKDIVTDVVASWGAAPRPEALAARP, encoded by the coding sequence ATGGCGCTGAGCACCTCCACCGTCTTCCCGCGCGCCCAGGCGGCCCCTCGGCGCTCGTCGGCGCTGCGCGTGGCGCTGCGCGAGCCCAGCGAGCTCGCGCTGCGGCGCGTCTGGCTCGTGCGCGTCGGCCTGGCGGTGCCGCTGCTCGCGGCCCTCCTCGGCTTCGCCGTCCACCAGCTCGGGCCCGCCTCGTTCCCGGCCCCGCCGACGGAGCCCGCGGTGCGGGGCGACATCGTCGCGTCCTCCGGCGAGGTCCTGGCCACGGGTCCCGTGGAGGCCCGCAGCTACCCGCTCGGGGTCGCCGGACCGCTCGTCGGCTTCACCGGCGCCGTGCAGCCCGACGGCAGGTACGGGCTCGAGGGACTCGAGTACACCCTCGACGATGTCCTCGCCGCCGGCGAGGACGTCCGGCTGACGATCGACGCCACGTACCAGGCGGCGGCCGAGCGCCACCTCGCCGAGGCGGCCGAGGCCTACGGGGCCGAGAGCGGCTCCGCGGTCGTTCTGGAGGCCGGTACGGGGAGGATACTCGCGGCCGCCAGCTACCCGGCGTTCGACGCCAACGACTGGTCCGCGGCGGGCCGCGACCAGATGCGCAACAGGCCGTTCCAGGAGACCTACGAGCCCGGCTCCGTGATCAAGCCCCTGGTCGTCGCCGGCCTGCTCGAGTCCGGCCGCCTGCGTCCCGACGAGGTGGTCGAGGCGCCGATGACGCTGCGGGTCGGGGAGCAGACGTTCAGGGACGTCGTCTACCACGACCCCCAGCTCACCGTCGCCGACGTGCTCGCCTACTCGAGCAACTCGGGCGCCATCCACCTCGGCCAGCGCTTCACCGACGCCGAGCTCCACGACTGGCTGATGCGCTTCGGCATCGGCCAGGACCTGCCCGTCAGCGGCACCTACACGAGCTCGGGCCAGCTCAACCCCTGGTACCAGTGGGTGCCGCAGGACCACGCGTCGAACACGATCGGCCAGAACCACTCGACGACGGCGCTGCAGCTCGCCGTGGCCTACTCCGTGTTCGCGAACGACGGGCTCTACGTGCCCCCCGTGCTGATCGAGGGCGCGGAGACGCCGCCGCCGCACCGCGTCCTCTCCCCCGAGGTCGCCGCCACGATGCGGGCGCTCCTGAGCCACGTCACGGAGGCGAGCGGGCTGAGGAACGCCAAGGTGAACGGCGTGAGCATGGCCGCGAAGACCGGCACCGCCGACGTCTTCGACCCCGAGCTCGGCCGCTACGTGCCCGGCGAGTACTCCCTCTCCGTCGCCGGCATGGTGCCGGCCGAGCGCCCGCGCGTCGTCGTCGTCGTCACGCTGCACAAGCCGCAGGAGGGCGCCACGAGCACCGTGGCGACGGGGGGACTGTTCAAGGACATCGTCACCGACGTCGTCGCGTCGTGGGGCGCCGCGCCCCGCCCCGAGGCGCTGGCCGCGCGTCCGTGA
- the rsmH gene encoding 16S rRNA (cytosine(1402)-N(4))-methyltransferase RsmH, with product MNAVTERHVSVMPQEVMDHLAVTPGGWYVDCTFGAGGHARRVIELGGRVLAIDQDPRVAEDLRRDPYWQRALAAGDLRFAAGNFREVERLAYEQGVRAADGVLMDLGVSSMQLDEEGRGFAFRHDGPLDMRMQGEGESAADVVNTYPVEELAALIFRYGEERHSRRIARRIAEARASAPILTTKQLADVVAGAYPPGPRREHPARRTFQALRIHVNDELGALREGLEGASRLLVPGGRLVVLSYHSLEDRIVKRFLLDSPRFEVLTKKPVTASEEEVARNPRARSAKLRAGRKVEP from the coding sequence GTGAACGCGGTGACGGAGCGCCACGTCAGCGTCATGCCGCAGGAGGTCATGGACCACCTGGCGGTGACGCCGGGCGGCTGGTACGTCGACTGCACCTTCGGCGCGGGCGGCCACGCCAGGAGGGTCATCGAGCTGGGCGGCAGGGTGCTGGCGATCGACCAGGACCCGCGCGTCGCCGAGGACCTGCGGCGCGACCCCTACTGGCAGCGCGCGCTCGCCGCGGGCGACCTGCGCTTCGCCGCCGGCAACTTCAGGGAGGTCGAGCGCCTCGCGTACGAGCAGGGCGTGCGCGCCGCCGACGGCGTCCTCATGGACCTCGGCGTCTCCTCGATGCAGCTCGACGAGGAGGGGCGCGGCTTCGCCTTCCGCCACGACGGGCCCCTCGACATGCGCATGCAGGGCGAGGGCGAGAGCGCGGCCGACGTCGTCAACACCTACCCGGTCGAGGAGCTCGCCGCGCTCATCTTCAGGTACGGCGAGGAGCGCCACAGCCGCCGCATCGCTAGGCGCATCGCCGAGGCGCGCGCCTCCGCACCCATCCTCACGACGAAGCAGCTCGCCGACGTCGTCGCCGGCGCCTACCCCCCGGGCCCGCGCCGCGAGCACCCGGCGCGGCGCACGTTCCAGGCGCTGCGGATCCACGTCAACGACGAGCTCGGCGCGCTGCGCGAGGGCCTAGAGGGGGCCTCGCGCCTGCTCGTCCCCGGGGGGCGGCTCGTCGTGCTCTCCTACCACTCCCTCGAGGACCGCATCGTCAAGCGCTTCCTCCTCGACAGCCCGCGCTTCGAGGTCCTGACCAAGAAGCCCGTCACCGCCTCCGAGGAGGAGGTCGCGCGCAACCCCAGGGCCAGGTCCGCGAAGCTCCGCGCCGGCAGGAAGGTGGAGCCGTGA
- the mraZ gene encoding division/cell wall cluster transcriptional repressor MraZ → MPFGEYQYSVDDKGRVIVPPAFREFVDGGMVVTRGMDGCLFVFPLGAWQHIEAHLTDLPLTDPSSRNFVRFFYSGAAKTKLDSAGRISLPAPLRKFAALEGNVMFVGAPNRLEIWNEQRWLANLEAVQEAPPAPELLRELIG, encoded by the coding sequence ATGCCGTTCGGCGAGTACCAGTACAGCGTCGACGACAAGGGAAGGGTGATCGTGCCGCCCGCCTTCCGCGAGTTCGTCGACGGCGGCATGGTGGTCACCAGGGGCATGGACGGCTGCCTCTTCGTCTTCCCCCTCGGCGCCTGGCAGCACATCGAGGCCCACCTCACCGACCTGCCGCTCACCGACCCGAGCTCCCGCAACTTCGTCCGCTTCTTCTACTCGGGCGCGGCGAAGACGAAGCTCGACTCGGCAGGGCGCATAAGCCTCCCGGCCCCCCTCCGCAAGTTCGCCGCGCTGGAGGGGAACGTCATGTTCGTCGGCGCCCCCAACAGGCTGGAGATATGGAACGAACAGCGCTGGCTCGCGAACCTCGAGGCCGTCCAGGAGGCGCCACCGGCGCCCGAGCTGCTGAGAGAGCTGATCGGGTGA
- a CDS encoding BMP family ABC transporter substrate-binding protein, translating into MRKLLILLAALVLTGAYAQDYVLGIVYDAGGKFDGSFNEGTWRGVQRAQQDLQAEGYEVEIVEFEGTPDTAAEGQRRIAGAGADIVIAPGFLQADAIQTVSTEFTDTAFVLIDAVAENPNVRSVLFKEHEGSFLVGYIAGKLTRTGVLGFVGGMDIPLIHAFDLGYQEGVKAACPDCTVISNYVGVTPDAWNDPARARELASTQNAQGADIIFAAAGASGNGVIDFANQTKCFEPTVPLRDSPLVAQLANVPRPADEASCGEGTTPVFFIGVDSNQNPLGDTDRDPATLNHGLTSMLKRVDVAAYDAIMDVVNGEFEGGVLNLGLAEEGVDYALDEYNQALIPQDVVDEVNDIKQRIIDGEIVVTDYRQL; encoded by the coding sequence ATGCGCAAACTGCTCATCCTGCTCGCCGCCCTCGTCCTGACGGGGGCGTACGCCCAGGACTACGTGCTCGGCATCGTGTACGACGCCGGCGGCAAGTTCGACGGCTCGTTCAACGAGGGCACGTGGCGCGGCGTCCAGCGCGCCCAGCAGGACCTCCAGGCGGAGGGCTACGAGGTCGAGATCGTCGAGTTCGAGGGCACGCCGGACACCGCCGCCGAGGGCCAGCGCCGCATCGCCGGCGCCGGCGCCGACATCGTGATCGCCCCCGGCTTCCTGCAGGCCGACGCGATCCAGACCGTGTCGACCGAGTTCACCGACACCGCGTTCGTGCTCATCGACGCCGTGGCGGAGAACCCGAACGTGCGCAGCGTGCTCTTCAAGGAGCACGAGGGCAGCTTCCTCGTGGGCTACATCGCCGGCAAGCTCACCCGCACGGGCGTGCTCGGGTTCGTCGGCGGCATGGACATCCCCCTGATCCACGCCTTCGACCTCGGCTACCAGGAGGGCGTGAAGGCCGCCTGCCCCGACTGCACGGTGATCAGCAACTACGTCGGCGTGACGCCCGACGCCTGGAACGACCCGGCGCGCGCCCGCGAGCTGGCGTCGACGCAGAACGCCCAGGGCGCCGACATCATCTTCGCCGCCGCCGGCGCCTCCGGCAACGGCGTCATCGACTTCGCCAACCAGACCAAGTGCTTCGAGCCCACCGTCCCGCTGCGCGACTCCCCGCTCGTCGCCCAGCTCGCGAACGTCCCGCGGCCCGCCGACGAGGCGAGCTGCGGCGAGGGCACGACGCCCGTCTTCTTCATCGGCGTCGACAGCAACCAGAACCCGCTCGGCGACACCGACCGCGACCCCGCGACCCTCAACCACGGCCTGACGAGCATGCTCAAGCGCGTCGACGTGGCCGCCTACGACGCGATCATGGACGTCGTGAACGGCGAGTTCGAGGGCGGGGTCCTGAACCTCGGCCTGGCCGAGGAGGGCGTCGACTACGCGCTCGACGAGTACAACCAGGCGCTGATCCCGCAGGACGTAGTCGACGAGGTCAACGACATCAAGCAGCGGATCATCGACGGCGAGATCGTCGTCACCGACTACCGCCAGCTCTGA
- a CDS encoding NYN domain-containing protein gives MDQNDSNGRPPRPRRPEPRDPAAARRFAHARSLAQGERVAIFIDGSNLYNGMRENLRSTRVNFAELIQQLLRDRPVFRTYYYNSILTDDYDEELREGQQRFFESLRRIPYVTVRLGTLHRRNDGTLVEKGIDVAIAVEALSLAYQDAYDTALLVSGDGDYVELVEAIKRMGKHVECAMFRDQSAGILLEHVDVFQALDELDWTRILF, from the coding sequence ATGGACCAGAACGACTCGAACGGACGCCCGCCCCGCCCCCGCCGACCAGAGCCGCGCGACCCGGCGGCGGCGCGGCGCTTCGCTCACGCCCGCAGCCTCGCCCAGGGCGAGCGGGTCGCCATCTTCATCGACGGCAGCAACCTCTACAACGGCATGCGCGAGAACCTGCGCAGCACGCGCGTGAACTTCGCCGAGCTGATCCAGCAGCTGCTGCGCGACAGGCCGGTGTTCCGCACGTACTACTACAACTCCATCCTCACCGACGACTACGACGAGGAGCTGCGCGAGGGCCAGCAGCGCTTCTTCGAGTCGCTGCGCCGCATCCCCTACGTGACGGTGCGGCTCGGCACGCTGCACCGCCGCAACGACGGCACGCTCGTCGAGAAGGGCATCGACGTCGCGATCGCCGTCGAGGCGCTGTCGCTGGCCTACCAGGACGCCTACGACACGGCCCTGCTAGTGTCGGGCGACGGCGACTACGTCGAGCTCGTCGAGGCGATCAAGCGCATGGGCAAGCACGTGGAGTGCGCGATGTTCCGCGACCAGTCGGCGGGCATCCTCCTCGAGCACGTCGACGTGTTCCAGGCCCTCGACGAGCTCGACTGGACCCGCATCCTGTTCTGA
- a CDS encoding S-ribosylhomocysteine lyase — protein sequence MKAPSRLESFELDHTRVRAPYVRLAARYVGDRGDVVTKYDLRLVQPNRAELPTAALHTMEHLLAGYLRQELEPRAGVTVVDLSPMGCRTGFYLTLLGEPRHEDVRQATEAALRRVAAHEGEVPGCSELSCGNWRDHSLPGARAWASEVLRPGFIVQETVPISR from the coding sequence GTGAAGGCACCGAGCCGGCTCGAGTCGTTCGAGCTCGACCACACGAGGGTCAGGGCACCGTACGTGCGGCTCGCCGCCCGCTACGTCGGCGACCGCGGCGACGTCGTGACCAAGTACGACCTGCGCCTCGTCCAGCCGAACCGCGCCGAGCTGCCCACCGCGGCCCTGCACACGATGGAGCACCTGCTGGCCGGCTACCTGCGCCAGGAGCTCGAGCCGCGCGCGGGGGTGACGGTCGTCGACCTCTCGCCGATGGGTTGCCGCACCGGCTTCTACCTCACGCTCCTCGGCGAGCCGCGCCACGAGGACGTGCGCCAGGCCACCGAGGCGGCGCTCCGGCGGGTGGCGGCGCACGAGGGCGAGGTGCCCGGCTGCAGCGAGCTCTCCTGCGGCAACTGGCGCGACCACTCCCTGCCGGGGGCGCGCGCCTGGGCGTCCGAGGTCCTGCGGCCCGGCTTCATCGTGCAGGAGACCGTTCCCATCTCGCGCTAA
- a CDS encoding response regulator transcription factor, producing MERKPLILIVEDEKEIAKFIDLELQAENYETVVSYDGVTGLSKFRELNPDLVVLDLMLPVLDGLEVARRIRKTSNTPIIILTAKDSVDDKVTGLDSGADDYLVKPFSIEELLARVRAHLRRVNPAVTGEVRVADLVINLEGREVFRDGRRIELSAKEFELLELFARNPGKVFNRFEIEEKVWPEYTGGSNVVDVYVGYLRRKLEGEGERRLIHTVRGVGYVLREE from the coding sequence ATGGAGAGGAAACCGCTTATCCTCATCGTCGAGGACGAGAAGGAGATCGCCAAGTTCATCGACCTCGAGCTCCAGGCCGAGAACTACGAGACCGTCGTCAGCTACGACGGCGTCACCGGCCTGTCGAAGTTCCGCGAGCTGAACCCCGACCTCGTCGTGCTCGACCTCATGCTGCCCGTGCTGGACGGCCTGGAGGTCGCCAGGCGCATCAGGAAGACTAGCAACACCCCGATCATCATCCTCACGGCCAAGGACTCGGTCGACGACAAGGTCACCGGCCTCGACTCCGGCGCCGACGACTACCTCGTCAAGCCGTTCTCCATCGAGGAGCTGCTGGCCCGCGTGCGCGCCCACCTCAGGCGCGTGAACCCGGCCGTCACCGGCGAGGTGCGGGTCGCCGACCTCGTCATCAACCTCGAGGGGCGCGAGGTGTTCCGGGACGGACGGCGCATCGAGCTGTCGGCGAAGGAGTTCGAGCTGCTCGAGCTCTTCGCGCGCAACCCCGGCAAGGTCTTCAACCGCTTCGAGATCGAGGAGAAGGTGTGGCCCGAGTACACCGGCGGCAGCAACGTCGTCGACGTCTACGTGGGCTACCTGAGGCGCAAGCTGGAGGGGGAGGGGGAGCGGCGCCTGATACACACCGTCCGCGGCGTGGGGTACGTGCTGCGCGAGGAGTGA
- a CDS encoding ATP-binding protein — translation MGLRLQLTLVFGVLIAMILGGVAVSVYLLTERSLAAGLDERAASALAELVNGRNDVEAAVQRLPSDASSLVLLVGQEGTRPRSIDSIKSGVWHEARDLYILNRLPDSALQRLIDEGRIAVTVGSGDTRLRIHGQLGTVPLPFSRPFSAAFFVAVPAGLMASTLDQLARDLVMTVVLAFIAFGLGIWVLSQRVLGPLKRVTDAAAHVSGSDLSLRVPVPDTKDEIHDLAMAINNMLGRLQESFETQRRFTADASHELRTPVTAIAGHASYLVRRTNPTPAQQESLMVIQREAERMGKLVNDLLELARADAGFTVTRAPMNLVEVAEAVSEEIARVSPGAEVSVSSRRPLVEVLGDAERLKQVVLNLVTNAINAGASRVTVSVAQEGKQVRLEVLDDGAGIPPEALPHIFERFYRVDGARSTRGNGSGLGLAIVKWIVQQHEGTVSVESRLGEGTVFTIMLPALDPKKTGETPALARAGGGERRAVGRS, via the coding sequence GTGGGTCTGCGGCTCCAGCTGACGCTCGTCTTCGGGGTCCTCATCGCGATGATCCTGGGCGGCGTCGCCGTGTCGGTGTACCTGCTCACGGAGCGCTCGCTGGCCGCCGGCCTCGACGAGCGCGCTGCCTCGGCGCTGGCCGAGCTCGTGAACGGGCGCAACGACGTGGAGGCCGCCGTCCAGCGCCTGCCCAGCGACGCCAGCAGCCTGGTGCTGCTGGTGGGGCAGGAGGGGACGCGGCCCCGCTCGATCGACAGCATCAAGAGCGGCGTGTGGCACGAGGCGAGGGACCTCTACATCCTCAACCGGCTGCCCGACTCGGCCCTGCAGCGGCTGATCGACGAGGGCCGGATCGCCGTCACGGTCGGCTCCGGTGACACCAGGCTGCGCATCCACGGTCAGCTCGGCACCGTGCCGCTGCCCTTCTCGCGCCCGTTCAGCGCGGCGTTCTTCGTGGCCGTGCCGGCCGGGCTGATGGCCTCGACCCTCGACCAGCTGGCCCGCGACCTCGTGATGACCGTGGTCCTGGCGTTCATCGCCTTCGGGCTGGGCATCTGGGTGCTGTCGCAGCGCGTGCTGGGGCCGCTGAAGCGGGTGACGGACGCCGCGGCCCACGTCTCCGGCTCCGACCTGTCGCTGCGCGTGCCCGTGCCGGACACGAAGGACGAGATCCACGACCTGGCGATGGCGATCAACAACATGCTGGGCCGGCTCCAGGAGTCGTTCGAGACGCAGAGGCGCTTCACGGCCGACGCCAGCCACGAGCTCCGCACGCCGGTGACGGCGATCGCGGGCCACGCCAGCTACCTGGTGAGGCGCACGAACCCCACGCCGGCGCAGCAGGAGTCGCTGATGGTGATCCAGCGCGAGGCCGAGCGCATGGGCAAGCTCGTCAACGACCTCCTCGAGCTCGCCCGCGCCGACGCCGGCTTCACGGTCACGCGGGCGCCGATGAACCTCGTCGAGGTGGCGGAGGCGGTGAGCGAGGAGATCGCGCGCGTCTCTCCGGGCGCCGAGGTCAGCGTCAGCTCCCGCCGCCCGCTGGTGGAGGTGCTGGGCGACGCCGAGCGTCTCAAGCAGGTCGTGCTGAACCTCGTCACGAACGCGATCAACGCCGGCGCCAGCCGCGTGACCGTGAGCGTGGCGCAGGAGGGCAAGCAGGTCCGCCTCGAGGTCCTCGACGACGGCGCCGGGATACCGCCGGAGGCGCTGCCGCACATCTTCGAGCGCTTCTACCGCGTCGACGGCGCGCGCAGCACGCGCGGCAACGGCAGCGGCCTGGGCCTGGCCATCGTCAAGTGGATCGTGCAGCAGCACGAGGGGACCGTCAGCGTCGAGTCGCGCCTCGGCGAGGGCACGGTGTTCACGATCATGCTGCCGGCCCTCGACCCGAAGAAGACGGGCGAGACGCCGGCCCTGGCGCGCGCCGGCGGCGGCGAGCGGCGCGCCGTCGGCCGCTCGTAG